A genome region from Rattus norvegicus strain BN/NHsdMcwi chromosome 17, GRCr8, whole genome shotgun sequence includes the following:
- the Spata31c2l4 gene encoding spermatogenesis-associated protein 31-like produces the protein MLYSTGQWAVSCTAIKKMERFFNLMNSIIYSWVSPSTIDTAMDMIIAIICGAGLYFLLTPFLTDLPVSPCESEKDITEDVKMRQRQTRKKIATLKGCRDAAKNVEETKTPSQPMKMEQLLQDSTPHPWLNRLQKMEHLLIFQPLSHLNCLEYLIQKEFSHIFWGISTLFSESVLAAPNILRNPSLAQHKTLRFHDACRPAAQDPSREQRPPECSQEQPLPAQLVTPSSLAVTKAQLIQIFPSSTPIKTPPCFKRQAFGKPRPTSDKGIPVSLLMENHACQHGQYWKHTKGDPRTSGSLYETHSKLDPKQ, from the exons ATGCTATACAGCACAGGTCAGTGGGCTGTGAGCTGCACTGCgattaagaagatggaaagatttttcaATCTGATGAATAGCATTATTTACTCATGGGTGAGCCCCAGCACGATAGACACAGCAATGGACATGATCATTGCCATTATTTGTGGAGCTGGGCTCTATTTCCTACTGACCCCCTTCCTGACGGACCTCCCTGTGTCGCCATGTGAAAGTGAAAAGGACATCACAGAG GATGTGAAGATGAGGCAGAGACAAACCAGGAAGAAAATCGCTACTCTAAAAG GTTGCAGAGATGCTGCAAAGAATGTGGAAGAAACCAAGACTCCATCACAACCTATGAAAAT GGAGCAACTTCTCCAGGACTCCACACCACATCCCTGGTTGAACCGTCTTCAGAAAATGGAACACCTTCTGATATTTCAGCCATTGTCTCATCTCAATTGCTTGGAGTATCTTATACAGAAGGAATTTAGTCACATTTTCTGGGGCATATCCACTCTTTTCTCTGAGTCAGTTTTGGCTGCTCCCAACATCCTCAGAAACCCTTCCTTAGCACAACACAAAACCCTCAGGTTTCATGATGCCTGTCGCCCTGCTGCCCAAGATCCTTCCAGGGAGCAAAGACCTCCAGAGTGTTCCCAAGAACAGCCATTGCCTGCACAACTTGTGACACCAAGCTCATTAGCTGTGACAAAGGCCCAACTAATACAAATCTTCCCAAGCTCTACACCAATCAAAACACCTCCTTGTTTCAAGAGGCAGGCCTTTGGAAAACCACGTCCTACCAGTGACAAAGGTATACCTGTATCACTATTAATGGAAAACCATGCTTGTCAACATGGACAGTATTGGAAACACACCAAAGGTGATCCAAGAACATCAGGCAGTCTTTACGAAACCCACTCAAAACTTGACCCTAAACAATGA